tcgagactgtgcatcttgggttttttgtatatcaatggtagagactaaaacaattttttaaattttataggtAAGGTACAcatactaattaatttaactatcATGTCACCACCTTTGTCCCTTGAGTGAGCTGACGAAAGTTCTACTATTTGTACTGCCTATAATtcgttattatttctttagcttttctaattaataatcattattgataattttatctttatattttttaatcttgGGTAAACATcgaaaacacatttaaaatattattatcccAGCtgcattttatatgtatatataaataatattattgtaagatTATGTACTTAGTAAATGAtggaacaaaaataattttatattatttatctatgtatattattGCTCTTTAATCTTCTTATAATAAGCATTAACTATTTCTAATTTAAGaacacaataatttataaataattcacaataaagcaaatttaatagaaaataatgttCGTCTTGTTTTAGTTATTTCTTTAGAAATCAAACTTAGATCAGCAATATTTAGTAAGCAAATGTAATAAATccaaattattgaattaaaaacggAATTTTCATCTTTATTAATGATGGTAACAAGTTACTTACATCTCCAATTTGCAATATATGATCACCCGACTTTAATCTTCCATCACGATCAGCGACGCCACCAGCAAgaatagtttttacaataacacCACTGGTTCTGGCGCCAATTATACCTGGAATAAACAAGCTTTTATTGCAGTTCAAACTTAgagcaattattatttaaattatagttaaatgTTGGTGCATGAAGCTATGTGTCATTACAATGatgacattataaaaactggcattactaaatttatattattaatgaagCTGGAAGCTCCATGTGGGGCTGAATTTGCGCATTTAGAGctgcaagcggtggcccggtGTGACGTACTGTTTCGCCTTTCCGAGCACACGAAGTTTCTTAGAGGCTAACTTAGCCTTTCCTTCCgaatgaccgcgaaactgaactgatatgtcaacgcccagtatCCTGATGCTAGCAGAGGCTTTAAGGAGTGTCATCGAAGAAGGGAGTAGCGTCAAATGGTGTTTTTTTTGCTAAAAACGCGCGAATTTGTGTCTTCTtcgggttaaattggactagatttagtcAACCCCACGTAGCAAGTACAACAACTGCCCAAAAAATAACTGCCCGGCCAGTTTTAagagtatccccagtgctgtcgtccgcatagcagtatgtatttattataattattattaaattagataattttaaaaagttaataatttaatcatagtAGAGAAGTTATAATCTATGGAATTTATCAACAGACAAAAGtatgaataatttttcttatacTACTTACCAAATCCGAGACCAGTGCCATCATTGACCAAATTTATTATCTCAACCTGTGCCCAATCTCCAATGACAATACTATTTGCAGATGCCAGTGACTCATCGTTTCTAGCTATGTCCAAAATACTTCTTGTCTGGAATATGAATTCATTTGgctattacaattttttaattaaaccttTGTAAATTGTTTGCTTTTCctgaagttattttttataaaattattgtgaatACAAAAAGTCATGAgttatactatattattaaatataatataaatttacctgTTTAGGTGATTCAACAGATCCTGTATCAATTCCTAATATTCTTTCGGTCTCCCCAGACAAACCAAATTCAAGGCTTTGCGGTGGCGAAACCTGTGGAACTCTTTGTTCTTCATCTCCTTCATGTATTCCAAAAAAATTTCTTGTTTGTAAAGCAAGGTCACCTAAACATAAGaactaactaaataaacaaagataCAAAGTTAAATCCACAAATACTAATGAAGACAAACATTTTCATATTCATTCAGATTTGCataatcaattaatattatttaaccaTTACCATCactaattattgaatttcttTAATAAGTACAATTTCATCTGAAAACAAAACCCCACACCCCAAATAAGATTCATAagtataagtttatttttataagagtaGAGTGATTCTATGACTAAACCCAATTTAATGAAATCTAAAATATACCTGCAGGTGTTATATCAAAGTCATCTGGAATAATAGAAGGATGATGCGCAACCTGAGTAGTGAGCATGGCTACAGAATCCTGTAGTGTTACTATGCTTCTTAATATTGGATTCTCAAGCAAATTTATAAGCATATTTAAATCATCATTTGTTGCAgcctaaaatttataaaaaattagatatattattttcgttatgattgaatatatatttcaaatccaatacatttttgacgctTGAGTTAGAATTATCGCGAAGTCTCGTTTCTAAAACTTATAAAGAGTGATGAGTTTGTTACAAAAATGTCCTAGTCAAACTAGGCTCATATAccttgaataataaaatatttacctttAACTTTGGATCATCGCTCGTATCCACAGCTATTTTGACGCTTTCTAGTTGTTGTAATGCATTTGAAATATTCATCCCTAAATGCATACTGAAatgtaattacaaataatgatATGTATACGAGACACTAAAAgcattaacataatatgtataaaatattactgtGGTACACTAACTTTTCGTGTGCCTTCAGCATAAGTGTTAGTCTTTGTTAGTTTGTTGTTATAAACTATATAGTTGAAAACCTTACGAAATATCACCTTTCACAAAGaactgaatatttaattataaaatttattaaatattattatatatatgtttattcattagACAGTACAATTATTATCTTTTGAGTTTTGTCACTTAAATGATATTGACAAATTACATGAAATTAGGGTTACCAACGCAACAAAACACCTTTATTTCGGGGAAATTAGCAACAATATTGTCTTTTCATaatgtaacttttttattaggttgtcttttatttttgaagctatacttcttttggGTTAGGGAAAAATAATGACAGTAAATTTATACTATGCGCACGCaaaccgtcacaaaaaaccgacaccctaaAGTTAGctataatcaatattttagttttttctattgttagtggtttttttctacaaacgtagaattaaattttttgaaaatatttttatcttgttacgccaaagaagaataacttctaacacgtgtacataagtacatattcgctgttttatttatgttactaTTGTAAAACTCTCCAATGCTTGAGGTGCGGGACCTGATTAAGTGATGGAACTCGCGAGGATTGGCGTGGCTTCTTttccaataatatatttataattattattattgtcggTTGTGGTGTTTGGTTATACAGACTTAGGAGTAATTAGAACGGGAAAAATAATCGTAAAAAAGGAAACATCAAtgattttaattcttttttcattataattatgttttttttttatggttctggcacgatttgtacattagccagcgtcaagtataggattttttataattcgtgcttgtctttagaaattcgaccgtgtcctccatgtacggtttaggcactcgcccggtaccgcataaccctcccaaaggccgagaacaaattttaattaaattaaaacttgccctcaaaccgggaatcgaacccggtactcctcacctagctgccacttaataagaccgctaggctatgtgAGGCCcctttataattatgttctGTAAAGTTTTGTCTACATGCAATGAGAATTTTTACCACATTTTCGGCGTAAAAATGGAATTCAAAGTTTTCCatcagaattttatatttccttcTCTTTCTTTTCTCCGGCATATATTTTTTGGTGCACCATCGCCAATCTTCCTTCATTTCAATCATCCAATCCTGGCTTCGTGGACATATACTTGTACTTGAAACTGAGTTTTGGAATAGAGATGTATGGACACagaaattgataaattaattattgatttacatATTGAGCCAGATTTTAAATCTAACAATACACAAAATTCATGCTATTCAGATTAAGAcgaatagatttaaaaaaaagaatggatcttatattatataaagtcaaattgtagtttttattctaatattaAACACGGCACTCCTTGATACCCAAATTATGGAATAAATGaggttattaattatttatacagtaCTTTCAAGGtctattatttctattataaaaagtgaatttaattaataaacttgttttatttagtgtgggaaaataaacttattggtttttttatttattttaattacgaaaataaataTGGCAACTTTAAGCTCCCATTACCAACATAACAGCTGGAGGTAAAATAACTATGAACGGACTATaggtgcgttttccaattacagcactagagcgcattatgcggcataatgctcaacgttgaatgttccaactacagcaacgcttcgcacaattgagcactctcaaaactaatgctctcgcgtgctttcgcaataaataccaacacagtgacagaaaattgaccagtatttttctttaagttggcatttatcgaaattttccttagtaaatattatttattgttgaaaaatttgtaaggctttcgtttcgtagattttgaaaattatttcaaactgctaaaaaaaataaatataagtatggtTGAAGGTATAAATACCtagttacttttttatgttccacatttaaaatatgaatacaattttattttaaaattcggatctgtaaacaaatttattttacaggattatactcTTGTAAACtttgcaatggttttgaaaaagtatataatttttttgaaatcatttaaaaaaaattactcaaaacgtaaatgatgtaaacttcttacatgaaactatatattttactgtttatttagtttgtaaaaccttatattcgttaaaggttttctcttatttcagtaaaaaaaatttaatgaaataatttgattacttattaaaataagcgtaaaaagttttcaaccaattattattgttaacaacattattaatacattaatggggttgctaactctattcagaacattttttttttcaacactgatttagcgcactctgctgatgcatttgattttgaaaactaattcacgttccaattaagcttcagcattatgcggcattaTGTGGCCAgcggcactgagtcgcattatgctctgtaattggaaattggaaaacgcacgtAGTGAGTAGTGAGTACTGAGTAGTGACTAGTGAGTACAGACACAGAGTTCTTtctttctattaaaaatatcagattttataaattaaataataatctggTTTCCCTTCAAaacgtataaaaaaaagaaagtaatAGACATTTAATAGCAATTTTATCATCGTTTGATGATGACAGTAGTTTCTAATTCATTTATTAGTTACATTTTATAAGACCTAAAACGATCGATAggacattttttagttcataTAATTCAGTATGGCGGATTTAACTACGATTGATTTAACAAATTCTTTGTGTTTAGTAAATCACCATGCTCTGTCTAACTTAATTATTGAATTAGATGATACAGACGAGTCATTTGTTGGGGATATAGCTTTTGAGAGTACACCAATAAGAGCTCCATCGAAAAAGTTACGACAATCACTCCTAAAAAAGAAGGTAagttcttttattttacatttggaATTGCCATAAAAGAATATCTACATTCCACACGAAACACTGTCAACCAAATTCCCTAGATGTTAACTtactattttactttttattatatacaatcaCATAACTTTGTTATGATTTTAGCTTTTATTGTGACAATGAAATATGCTTTTCTTATCtatatctattaatttttcagAAATTAGACAAATCACCAGAGAACTCACCAGATTCCAAAATAGGAGAATGCTCTATTTGTTGTGAAAGAATAGGGAAAAGACCAGTTTCATCGACAATTTGTGGACATATTTTTTGCACAACCTGTATAGAAACAGCATTGCAACATGATAAAAGATGCCCACAATGCAGAAAGACAATGAAAGGAGCATATAAATATCATCCAATATATATACCATTACAatctaaatgaaaaattagaaAAGAGTATATgtcatttatttaacttaatactatacaactttttacataactgctttgacaatttatattttattttattcagatGTATGAATTAATCAGTTGCtatcttatatataagattaagAGAACAATAGTCATCCAATGGTTCTAATATTTCTAAAGGGAtcagtatttttcttttctattcCCACAATAATctatctaattaaaaaaaatatttaatgtataaattttatttaggttATAGTTAAATACCATTATTCTGTtctgtaaatttaataagtgtaattttaccacatgtaaatttatttaatgtgatattattttatgacaaAAGCCCTAATCATAACAGAAGGTTTTGGCTTTGGCAACTTAGTAactgtaaattataataaatgctCACTGTTTGAAGAATATTAAATGTCACTAGTATGAATCTGCTTATTTTAACTGTACCTTTGCCCTTTAATTTAAGTgagtaattaaaatgttattactaTTTGtgtataagtatttatttttcacagtaaaatatttcagaaaaagTTGATTTGGAATGGTTCAGAAGggttaacataaattttatttacaatcatCCACATTATTCAGTTTTAACTAAACTTATAAAATGAAACTAAGGATGTTAGTTTGGTTTAGGAAGGTACTACTGAAAATCGCTTACAGTGGGTAATTAATCCATTTAACAATGGAAAGCTACATAGCATCCCACCTAAATACTGTGCAGCACAGGttgtatataacattttaaatattctgttGCAAATCCAAAAACCTTACACCACCATACAATAAATGAGTTacagaaattatataattacagaTATATATAGAAGAAAGGAGGAGCAGCAacagttattaaaaacaaaattgtccTGCTATAACATTCAAAACAttgctatttataaattcaatattatatgaatatagTGAAGTAATGTGAGGGGCATGAACCTgaagtaggtaataaaaagtttcttgtctaacaatattaattatccgTTTCTTTTTGTGGGCTCTTagatttttgtgtgtttttaattaagaaagcCATACCATGAACTCTATAATGTTTTTCCAAACTGTTGGAATCTATAAATTTATCTCTACACACATTGCACTGATTTTTTTCAAGTGGCAAATTTTCCTCTGGTTGGACTTTCATTGTTTTCTCAAAAGCTGTTTTATTGAAgcaatctttattttttatataatattctacaTCAGATATATTGTGTTCCAATAgtaaatgtttagaaaatgatGGTTTTACTGCTAAACAATTACCACATTCCATACATTGGTAAGCCATATCAGGATCCCTGTGAGTTTTTATATGGGATTCAAAAGATATTATATCTTCAGTATTATAGTTGCACTTCGAACAATTGTGggattttttaagtatttcttTTGTAGAATTATTAATGTTGATTTTATCATAGAGTGGTTTAATTGTACTTGGtctttttttctgtttaaaatgtttggtaattttttttgttgatgCATTATGTGACTTGTTTGCATATTTCTGAAAACTCTTCGAGTTTAATTTACTTACAACCAATTTTAAGTCTAAATATTTGATACTTTTGTGAAATTGGTTATAATGCTTTTTAATATCTTCCCAATTTTCGTTTACTTCAATTTTGCATACATGGCActttatattatgatttttgttAAGCTGATTACTGAATGTTTCCACAAATATAGTTTCTGAATTGCCATTAAGAAtgcaataaaaacatttcttgAATCTTTCATGGCTCTGTTGCCAGTACCATAATGTCTTATGACAAGAATcacaattttcatatttaacagtctttataacatttactaatattttattgttagtatAGGACCAATGTTTAGATATATGGTGATTGAGAAAATCATACACATTAGACAAAGTTAAACCACAACTCCAGCAGGGGAATATTTGACTCTCACGATTTTTTTGAGTCACCTGGAAGTGCATATCAAGATGCTTATGAATTTGACTTGAACTTAGAAAATTTCCAGGACAGCCCTGACATTCAAAATATGTTGAATACTTAGTTTTATTACAACACTTCATTACATGTTTAAGAACAGCATTTTCACTGTAACCAGCTAGATAACAATTAggacatttatatattttttttaaatggcaaGATTTCAAATGCATACGAAAATTATTTGGATGAATTGCTGGACAAGTACTACTTATGCATTTTATTCTTGAtgttactctcatcattttaaAACCATCACAATCATGATTATATGGGTACATACAGGTTCTAAGGCTAAGGTATGCACCACATTCTGAACAAATGAATGGAGgtgtttttaaatgtatacgGAGATGGGCAATAAGTGCACATGATGATGGTAATGTGAATAAACACACAGGACATGTCACCATTCTTATTGTTTTCATGTAATGTAAAGCTCTGTCTTTTTCAAGAATTCCAGTAACAGTTATATCATCCTTACATTCAAAACATGCATATTTAAAGTGCTTAGTTATTAAGGTATCATTTTCTTGGTTGTTTTGAGAACTTTGTACAACTGATGTTATTAATGGTAATGGTTCCACCTTTATATCACTTAAGTTTATAGTAGCAGTTTTAGTCACATGAGAGCGTATATGTGATAAAAACTGGCACCTATTAAAGAATTCATTTAGACACCCACAGTACCTGCATAAGTATTTGATCATGAAAGATTTTCTGTTTATATGTACTTCTAGGCTAGACTCAAACaaaaatctgaaaaataaaaacaccttattatagttttactaatacagcattaaaattaaattcactaagaattttaattcttatgtacttgaatttttttatttttctatgctCACCTGTCTCCACAATCAGTACAAGAGTGAACTTTGTATCCATCAGTGGGTAtaggtattttataattaggcAAAGCCTTTGTAAACAGGATATTCTGAATACTgattttttcattcataatatcAGAGGCCATCTTCAGAGAATGAACAGTATACTTCtgcaaaattaattatctatcatttattactttattaggGAGGTGGTTGGTTtgttttactattaattatttagtattaggTCATGTTTAGTTGTCAAACAATACTAATGAACCTTATATGAAATTAACAATTGAACAGAAAGgaaatactattaaatagttatatgGTAAGTGTTCATGATTTTAGATGAGTTGGTAccttgatataaataatttactgcTTTAAAGgtgaatttattgtaattatttcgtaCCTGctagttttttaatacttttctataaattatttgtaattctaGTTGAATGGGTATTCATAATAGTAAGACTTTTCATTTCCTCTTTAGGTCGTCCACAATTTTTGATGGAAAAAATACAGTGTCGCCATTATCAAAAAATGTGTTAAGTATTGCCATatcttcaatattttttaattatcctATTGCCATGTTACATAATCTCTACAGTTAACAatggttttaaacaaaaatattaacagatataatttatttttatgactaTTACCCAACAAATTTATCTATTCTAGTTTAgactattgttttatttgtgaatACTGTTAATATAGGGGTTCTAACACATGGCTATTTGTGTAAAGTAAGTACAGTACACAACGATTTTACCATATATTCGATATTATACACTATTTGAATTAGTGAATAAATACGcgcacaatattaaaatttttggcAATTAGTCACGCCTTTAAGTGCTTCGTTGGCCACTCAGTACAATCATAGTTCAAAGCAACAAGATCATTGACAATGATCTTGTTGCTTTCTGGTTCCATTGataaaataggtaataaaTATTCCGAAATGGTTATCTTGTCAAATAGCCATGCGAGATCCATGCCACCATGCGAGATCAGTTGAATTTTTTCattctaattataataattaatagtgtTGGTTGGGGTTTTTGCTTATtactaaataagtaaatatccTATTGGAATAGagaatattgaatattaataatttgttctgGTCACATACTCCCTCGCCATCTGTTGTCATAGACAAGACATTtcataataagaagaaaaagtTAAGGCaggaaaatacaataattatagaagGGACTAGAGGGTAGAGGGCTTGCACAACATTAATACAGCTGCAGTTTATTTATACTTGCGAATACGGCTGAAAAGTTGTCTTATACATCTTcacattattgttattatatatgaaatgctaaTGAAATAACTATACAAAGCTTTCATTTGAATTCgttatttctgtaaaaaattGCATACAAATCCGTACGTACGGATTTGATAATCGGATCGGatagtatttctttattgtaatattttatttaaccttAATCGCcacataatacattaatttaatggttTTATTACTTGTAGAAGATTATATGTCAGGTTAGGTActtgtatgtatataatatgtatattgtatattgttatatattgaTGAAATTACGGCACTATAGGTACCtaatattttacaagatttattgtttaatgcCCTATCCTATAGAACACAACATGGGTAatacaaaagtatatattattacaacacgatacaaaaatattactaatataatatcaatTCCACTTTAATTATCATCACATATGTTTGAAAATAGGTATATCTAATAACACCCTGGTTTCATAATTTTGAAGTAgtttttagatattattatacctTATTAGTAGTTTCAACGTCATCACTATGATTTTCTTGACGAAAAAACGTGATTAACTGTTTTTCATATGTatctctttttaaataatgaacaaCATCAGATCTGACAACAAAAGCACTGTCATCAATTAATGTGctgtaaattttcttattttccaACATATCTTCATCATTTGGCAATAGAAGTAAATAGGTGGCTACTGCTTTTCCCATATCGTCCAGCCTGTCTAAATTATAATAcgatatttgtatataatttaataggtCGGCAATAAATTCAACACCAGAATTGTAAAGCGGTTTCAGTTCATCTTGGCAGGTTTGCTTACAAATTAGAAGTGACGCCATGTAGTTTGATATTGTAATTGTTATTTCTGGTGACCACTCTTGTTCGGGCTGACGCTCACATTCCATTCGACAGTTGTTTTCCCAAGAAAGATAATCATTTAATGCTTCTTCCATATTAGCAATTGTTTCACCCCATTTCTTGGTGTGATATGATTTAAGACCCAGTCTGTAAAGGATTTGATAGTCATCACTTTCAAGGTCAACCACCTCGTTTATGTCAACTTCAGGCTGATTTAAATAGTAGTCTAAgtttttcttcatttttgGATCGTCTGGATTAGTAACTAGGAATGTATAGGAAGCTGATGCTGCTTTTGACATAGCATACATTTGGAAGTAACATAGGTGCAAATATTCATATGGTTTTCTAGACtgcatattaaaaattgttgaatctgatacattattatacatacGTACATCTTCAAAAGCGTGATTATTGCAGTTTATCAGACACTGTCTTGCGTTgaaatacatttcatatattttaagatcttCAATATTTTCTTGGATTCTCGTAAACTGAGCATCATGCTTGCATTTCAGTCTGCAGTTGATTAAAATCcttttataaactttatataaatgtagTGATTCTTCTAATTGCACAATACATTCGGACCATCTTTCATTTGAATAGGCTTCCACCCCTTTTTTGTACACGACATCTATagatgaaaattttaaagactCTACTTGTATAAATGAAGCAATCAAAAGTATTATTCCGACCCTTGACCACAACATTTTAAACTTGCGATTAGTACTAAAATTTATGACAACTTTgaatagttaattataataccGAGTAAGCACTGTATTAGAATTTAaagattaaatataactttgtaTATCGAGACGTTAAAACTGTTCATAACTATTTCCTTTGCTTCAATTGAAACGTGTGAGCGCTGTACGCTTGTTCCAGTTTCGAGATCGAATATCAACTAgcagtataattattattattccctACGCTCCAGTTTTATCGCACACAGCCACACACGACATGTGTGCCACGACCCGGCAACATCCCATCAAGTAATGTTTAACCTATATCGAAAATCTAAATTTCTAAGAGTACAGACAGCGAGGAGcgactatatttaaaatataggtataccTAATTTCAggttattaaacatataaaccttcctcgtGAAACACTTCgtctacaaaaaaaatccgcccacaatattttttattgtccaCCAAAATTAAATCTGTTGCGTAATTTAATAGATCTAACCTAGACCTACACACGGACTAGACGCGgctactttgttttatactttgAAAagatacacatacatattttgttaatttagtgaaaatattttgtaaatatttgttttgcaaTTTTGGCCTGCATAAAATCATACGGCGCTAAAGTACAACAATCTAAATACTCTTTAAGCAGAGAGAAAAATGGAGAAATTTGTTTTGAGGGTGAccggtaaaaaagtaatatcacTCCTATGGAAAGTGATTAAGCATTGTGATACTATTTTCTTCgcatcttatattttataacacttTAAAAGCAAagatctataaatatataatacc
The Pieris napi chromosome 1, ilPieNapi1.2, whole genome shotgun sequence DNA segment above includes these coding regions:
- the LOC125059366 gene encoding zinc finger protein 532-like isoform X2; protein product: MIKYLCRYCGCLNEFFNRCQFLSHIRSHVTKTATINLSDIKVEPLPLITSVVQSSQNNQENDTLITKHFKYACFECKDDITVTGILEKDRALHYMKTIRMVTCPVCLFTLPSSCALIAHLRIHLKTPPFICSECGAYLSLRTCMYPYNHDCDGFKMMRVTSRIKCISSTCPAIHPNNFRMHLKSCHLKKIYKCPNCYLAGYSENAVLKHVMKCCNKTKYSTYFECQGCPGNFLSSSQIHKHLDMHFQVTQKNRESQIFPCWSCGLTLSNVYDFLNHHISKHWSYTNNKILVNVIKTVKYENCDSCHKTLWYWQQSHERFKKCFYCILNGNSETIFVETFSNQLNKNHNIKCHVCKIEVNENWEDIKKHYNQFHKSIKYLDLKLVVSKLNSKSFQKYANKSHNASTKKITKHFKQKKRPSTIKPLYDKININNSTKEILKKSHNCSKCNYNTEDIISFESHIKTHRDPDMAYQCMECGNCLAVKPSFSKHLLLEHNISDVEYYIKNKDCFNKTAFEKTMKVQPEENLPLEKNQCNVCRDKFIDSNSLEKHYRVHGMAFLIKNTQKSKSPQKETDN
- the LOC125059366 gene encoding zinc finger protein 532-like isoform X1, with product MASDIMNEKISIQNILFTKALPNYKIPIPTDGYKVHSCTDCGDRFLFESSLEVHINRKSFMIKYLCRYCGCLNEFFNRCQFLSHIRSHVTKTATINLSDIKVEPLPLITSVVQSSQNNQENDTLITKHFKYACFECKDDITVTGILEKDRALHYMKTIRMVTCPVCLFTLPSSCALIAHLRIHLKTPPFICSECGAYLSLRTCMYPYNHDCDGFKMMRVTSRIKCISSTCPAIHPNNFRMHLKSCHLKKIYKCPNCYLAGYSENAVLKHVMKCCNKTKYSTYFECQGCPGNFLSSSQIHKHLDMHFQVTQKNRESQIFPCWSCGLTLSNVYDFLNHHISKHWSYTNNKILVNVIKTVKYENCDSCHKTLWYWQQSHERFKKCFYCILNGNSETIFVETFSNQLNKNHNIKCHVCKIEVNENWEDIKKHYNQFHKSIKYLDLKLVVSKLNSKSFQKYANKSHNASTKKITKHFKQKKRPSTIKPLYDKININNSTKEILKKSHNCSKCNYNTEDIISFESHIKTHRDPDMAYQCMECGNCLAVKPSFSKHLLLEHNISDVEYYIKNKDCFNKTAFEKTMKVQPEENLPLEKNQCNVCRDKFIDSNSLEKHYRVHGMAFLIKNTQKSKSPQKETDN
- the LOC125059714 gene encoding RING-H2 finger protein ATL8-like; the encoded protein is MADLTTIDLTNSLCLVNHHALSNLIIELDDTDESFVGDIAFESTPIRAPSKKLRQSLLKKKKLDKSPENSPDSKIGECSICCERIGKRPVSSTICGHIFCTTCIETALQHDKRCPQCRKTMKGAYKYHPIYIPLQSK
- the LOC125059503 gene encoding cartilage-associated protein-like, yielding MLWSRVGIILLIASFIQVESLKFSSIDVVYKKGVEAYSNERWSECIVQLEESLHLYKVYKRILINCRLKCKHDAQFTRIQENIEDLKIYEMYFNARQCLINCNNHAFEDVRMYNNVSDSTIFNMQSRKPYEYLHLCYFQMYAMSKAASASYTFLVTNPDDPKMKKNLDYYLNQPEVDINEVVDLESDDYQILYRLGLKSYHTKKWGETIANMEEALNDYLSWENNCRMECERQPEQEWSPEITITISNYMASLLICKQTCQDELKPLYNSGVEFIADLLNYIQISYYNLDRLDDMGKAVATYLLLLPNDEDMLENKKIYSTLIDDSAFVVRSDVVHYLKRDTYEKQLITFFRQENHSDDVETTNKV